A stretch of Candidatus Methylacidithermus pantelleriae DNA encodes these proteins:
- the dnaK gene encoding molecular chaperone DnaK → MAHILGIDLGTTNSCMAVMEGGQPVVLENAEGYRTTPSMVAFTKTGERLVGHAAKRQAIVNPKNTIYSIKRFIGRRYSEVQEEIKRVPYKVIEGRNGECAVEVEVGGQRKVYTPQEISAFILMKLKADAEAKLGETITQAVITVPAYFNDSQRQATKDAGAIAGLEVLRIINEPTAAALAYGLDKKRDERIAVFDLGGGTFDISILEIGEGVFEVKATNGDTHLGGDDWDAAIMDWIIQEFLAETGIDLRRQPDAMQRLKEEAEKAKIALSSVLEYEINLPFITADQTGPKHIQKKLTRAKLEQLTEHLAERTIKPVMDCLADAKLRPEDINELVLVGGMTRMPKIQEVARRLIGKEPHKGVNPDEVVAVGAAIQAGVLKGEVRDVLLLDVTPLTLAIETAGGIATPMIPRNTTIPTRKSQIFTTYSDNQTSVEIRVVQGERPMARDNKLLGVFHLDGIPPAPRGVPQIEVTFDIDANGILHVSARDLATGKEQKITITGSTGLSREEIERMTREAEAYAEQDRRAKELAETKNMADNAAYAAEKLLREHGDKVDSSRKLDIENAIARVRQEIQQGNDVATLRRLMEELNQKVQAVSAEMYRAAASRAGSPGGGASAGSSGSTSGVSKGDVIDADFEMVDKDKDKGKG, encoded by the coding sequence ATGGCACATATTCTAGGAATCGATCTTGGAACCACCAACTCCTGCATGGCGGTCATGGAGGGTGGGCAGCCTGTGGTACTCGAAAATGCCGAGGGCTACCGCACGACACCCTCGATGGTGGCCTTTACCAAGACAGGAGAACGACTGGTGGGCCATGCTGCGAAACGGCAAGCCATCGTAAACCCCAAAAACACGATCTATTCGATCAAACGCTTTATCGGCCGGCGCTATTCGGAGGTGCAAGAGGAGATTAAGCGCGTTCCTTACAAGGTGATTGAAGGACGCAACGGGGAATGTGCCGTAGAGGTAGAGGTAGGGGGCCAAAGGAAAGTCTACACCCCGCAGGAGATTTCTGCGTTCATCTTAATGAAACTCAAAGCGGATGCGGAAGCCAAGCTAGGTGAAACGATCACTCAAGCGGTCATTACCGTACCGGCCTACTTTAATGATAGCCAACGCCAGGCAACTAAGGACGCAGGTGCAATCGCTGGGCTGGAAGTTTTGCGGATTATTAACGAGCCAACTGCGGCCGCGCTCGCCTACGGGCTAGACAAGAAAAGGGACGAAAGAATTGCCGTTTTCGACCTGGGGGGTGGAACCTTCGATATTTCCATTCTGGAGATCGGTGAGGGGGTGTTTGAGGTAAAGGCGACCAATGGGGATACCCACCTGGGGGGTGATGACTGGGACGCTGCGATCATGGATTGGATCATCCAGGAGTTTCTTGCAGAAACGGGGATCGATCTGCGTCGCCAACCGGATGCGATGCAACGTCTGAAGGAGGAGGCTGAAAAGGCGAAAATTGCCCTTTCTTCCGTGCTCGAGTATGAAATTAACCTTCCTTTCATTACCGCAGATCAAACCGGGCCGAAACATATTCAGAAGAAGCTCACCCGGGCGAAACTGGAACAGCTAACCGAGCACTTAGCGGAACGAACGATTAAACCGGTGATGGACTGCCTGGCCGACGCGAAACTGCGCCCAGAAGACATCAACGAATTGGTTTTGGTCGGGGGCATGACCCGAATGCCCAAAATCCAGGAGGTGGCCCGAAGGCTCATTGGGAAGGAGCCTCACAAGGGTGTGAACCCGGATGAGGTGGTAGCCGTGGGTGCGGCGATCCAAGCGGGTGTGTTAAAAGGGGAGGTTCGGGACGTTCTTTTGCTGGATGTCACTCCCCTCACGTTGGCTATCGAGACGGCCGGAGGAATTGCCACACCCATGATCCCCCGGAATACCACGATTCCCACACGGAAAAGCCAGATCTTTACAACCTACTCCGATAACCAGACCAGTGTGGAGATCCGCGTGGTGCAGGGCGAGCGCCCGATGGCGAGGGATAACAAATTATTGGGGGTGTTCCATTTGGATGGGATTCCTCCAGCGCCGAGGGGTGTGCCTCAAATTGAGGTGACCTTTGATATTGACGCCAACGGGATTCTACACGTTTCAGCACGGGATTTGGCCACTGGAAAGGAACAAAAGATTACCATTACGGGCTCCACTGGGTTATCCCGAGAGGAGATCGAACGCATGACTCGAGAGGCTGAGGCATATGCCGAGCAAGACCGACGAGCCAAGGAGCTAGCTGAAACGAAAAATATGGCAGACAATGCGGCATATGCAGCCGAAAAGCTTTTACGTGAGCATGGGGACAAGGTGGATTCTAGCCGGAAGCTAGACATTGAGAATGCCATTGCCCGGGTACGGCAGGAGATCCAGCAGGGCAACGACGTCGCTACCTTGCGGCGGCTGATGGAAGAATTGAACCAGAAAGTCCAGGCGGTTTCGGCGGAGATGTATCGAGCTGCAGCCTCGCGAGCAGGTTCGCCGGGTGGGGGTGCGTCAGCAGGGAGTTCGGGTTCCACTTCTGGTGTCTCGAAAGGGGACGTGATCGATGC